A genomic segment from Paenibacillus sp. FSL K6-1096 encodes:
- the raiA gene encoding ribosome-associated translation inhibitor RaiA, protein MQFSIRGQQIEVTDALRDYVDKKLSRLEKYFEAPPTSEGYVTLGVVRGLHTVEVTIPLSGVTLRAEDRSDDMYASIDAVVDKLERQIRKHKTKLNRKFRQEGSLKTLFVEGAGSTVAVEEQEQDYDDLEVVRNKRFTLKPMDVEEAILQMNMIGHTFFVFSNIDTSEVSVVYKRDDGKYGLIEQG, encoded by the coding sequence ATGCAATTCAGCATTCGAGGTCAACAAATTGAAGTGACCGACGCTTTGAGAGACTATGTTGATAAGAAGCTCAGCAGACTTGAGAAGTACTTCGAAGCACCCCCTACCTCAGAAGGATATGTGACGCTTGGCGTCGTTCGCGGCCTTCATACGGTGGAAGTGACTATCCCTCTGTCCGGTGTGACGCTCCGTGCGGAAGACCGCAGTGATGATATGTATGCCTCCATCGATGCCGTAGTGGACAAGCTGGAACGTCAGATCCGCAAGCACAAGACCAAGCTGAACCGCAAGTTCCGCCAGGAAGGCAGTCTGAAGACCTTGTTCGTTGAAGGGGCCGGCAGCACTGTAGCGGTTGAAGAGCAGGAGCAGGATTACGATGATCTTGAGGTTGTGCGGAACAAACGGTTCACCTTGAAGCCTATGGATGTGGAAGAAGCGATTCTGCAGATGAACATGATCGGACATACGTTCTTCGTGTTCTCCAACATTGACACCTCTGAAGTCAGCGTTGTTTACAAGCGCGATGACGGCAAATATGGACTGATTGAACAGGGATAA
- the argJ gene encoding bifunctional ornithine acetyltransferase/N-acetylglutamate synthase: MSEHSLYTVVEGGSITAPKGFTAGGLHCGLKKTERNDLAAIRCEVPATAAAVYTTNVFQAAPLKVTRESLADGTLQAVIVNSGNANACTGEQGEADAYEMRAAAARHLGVDELNVAVASTGVIGELLKMDCVRSGIEGLPEKLDAGAAGAEEFSQAILTTDLVKKESCVKVTVGGTEVIIAGAAKGSGMIHPNMATMLGFMTTDVLIDGEDLLGLLRTATNSTFNMITVDGDTSTNDMLVAMASGLAGNEKLTREHGDWEAFAAAFTHVCRSLAMAIARDGEGATKLIEVQVSGAVHDEAAAAIAKTVVGSSLVKSAIFGADANWGRIIAAVGRAGVPVSPERVDIKLGEIEVLRGSRPVAFDEEQALHYLQKTDTVLISVALSDGSGSATAWGCDLTYDYVRINAAYRT; the protein is encoded by the coding sequence ATGAGCGAGCATTCATTATATACCGTCGTAGAAGGCGGAAGCATTACTGCACCGAAGGGTTTCACGGCCGGAGGCCTGCACTGCGGGCTCAAAAAAACCGAGCGCAACGACCTCGCCGCCATCCGTTGTGAGGTGCCTGCGACGGCGGCTGCGGTGTACACGACCAATGTGTTTCAGGCGGCTCCGCTGAAGGTGACGCGTGAGAGTCTGGCGGACGGGACACTGCAGGCGGTCATCGTGAACAGCGGCAATGCCAATGCCTGTACAGGCGAGCAGGGGGAAGCGGATGCGTATGAGATGCGTGCGGCTGCTGCCCGCCATCTGGGTGTGGACGAGCTGAACGTGGCTGTGGCTTCTACGGGCGTAATCGGCGAGCTGCTGAAGATGGACTGTGTGCGCAGCGGGATTGAAGGACTGCCGGAGAAGCTGGATGCGGGCGCTGCCGGTGCCGAGGAGTTCAGCCAGGCGATACTGACAACCGATCTGGTCAAAAAAGAAAGCTGTGTCAAAGTTACTGTGGGCGGAACAGAGGTCATTATTGCTGGAGCCGCGAAGGGCTCCGGGATGATTCACCCGAACATGGCGACGATGCTGGGCTTCATGACCACGGATGTGCTCATTGACGGAGAAGATCTGCTGGGCCTGCTGCGCACGGCGACGAACTCTACTTTTAATATGATCACTGTAGACGGTGACACCAGTACAAATGATATGCTGGTCGCTATGGCCAGCGGGCTGGCGGGCAATGAGAAGCTGACGCGGGAGCATGGGGATTGGGAGGCTTTTGCGGCGGCGTTCACGCATGTGTGCCGTAGTCTGGCGATGGCGATTGCCCGCGACGGCGAAGGCGCAACGAAGCTGATCGAGGTGCAGGTGAGCGGGGCGGTGCACGATGAGGCGGCGGCTGCGATTGCCAAGACGGTGGTCGGCTCCAGCCTGGTGAAATCGGCGATCTTCGGTGCGGATGCCAACTGGGGGCGGATCATTGCAGCTGTTGGCCGCGCAGGCGTGCCGGTATCGCCGGAACGGGTGGATATTAAGCTGGGTGAGATTGAGGTGCTGCGCGGATCGCGTCCGGTGGCTTTTGATGAGGAGCAGGCACTGCATTATCTGCAAAAGACAGATACCGTGCTGATCTCAGTCGCCCTGTCGGACGGAAGCGGCAGTGCTACCGCCTGGGGCTGCGACCTCACTTATGATTATGTGCGGATTAATGCGGCTTACCGGACGTAA
- the argF gene encoding ornithine carbamoyltransferase has protein sequence MSQGTPGVTETIAAQLKGRDLLELNDYTPEEITYLIDLAIELKRKQKNGEVYQPLLGKTIGLIFEKSSTRTRVSFEVGMYQLGGHALFLSKNDIQLGRGETVGDTAQVMSRYLDGIMIRTFGHDKVEELARYASVPVINGLSDLAHPCQVLADYQTVYEHKGKLKGLKLAYIGDGNNMAHSLLIGGAKLGVHVAVAGPEGYEPDEAVVAEAREIAKETGSIITITRSPQEAVQDADVIYTDVWASMGFEAEQLAREAAFKDYQVNEELVKGAKSDYLFLHCLPAHREEEVSTGVIDGPNSVIFDQAENRLHAQKALMAALMG, from the coding sequence ATGAGTCAGGGAACACCAGGCGTTACAGAGACGATTGCCGCACAGCTCAAAGGACGTGACCTGCTGGAGCTGAACGACTATACTCCGGAGGAAATCACGTATTTGATTGATCTGGCAATTGAGCTGAAGCGCAAGCAGAAGAACGGCGAGGTCTACCAGCCGCTGCTGGGCAAGACGATCGGACTGATCTTCGAGAAGTCCTCTACCCGGACACGGGTGTCTTTTGAAGTAGGGATGTATCAGCTCGGCGGCCATGCGCTGTTCCTGAGCAAGAACGACATTCAGCTCGGCCGCGGTGAGACCGTCGGCGACACCGCACAGGTCATGTCGCGTTACCTGGACGGGATCATGATCCGCACATTCGGCCATGATAAAGTGGAAGAACTGGCGCGGTATGCCTCAGTGCCTGTCATCAATGGTCTGAGCGATCTGGCACATCCGTGCCAGGTGCTGGCAGACTACCAGACCGTGTATGAGCACAAAGGCAAGCTGAAAGGCCTGAAGCTGGCCTACATCGGCGACGGCAATAATATGGCGCATTCCCTGCTGATCGGCGGGGCCAAGCTGGGCGTGCATGTCGCGGTGGCCGGGCCGGAAGGCTATGAGCCGGACGAAGCGGTTGTGGCCGAGGCGCGCGAGATTGCCAAGGAGACCGGATCAATCATCACGATCACCCGCAGCCCGCAGGAAGCAGTGCAGGATGCCGATGTCATCTATACCGACGTCTGGGCGAGCATGGGCTTCGAGGCTGAGCAATTGGCGCGTGAAGCAGCGTTCAAGGACTATCAGGTCAATGAGGAGCTGGTAAAAGGCGCGAAGAGCGACTACCTGTTCCTGCACTGTCTTCCAGCCCACCGGGAGGAAGAGGTCAGCACGGGCGTGATCGACGGCCCGAACTCGGTCATCTTCGATCAGGCGGAGAACCGCCTGCATGCGCAGAAGGCGCTGATGGCGGCTTTGATGGGCTAG
- the argB gene encoding acetylglutamate kinase, translating to MALERLFVMKCGGSTLAALPDSFFEDLRGLQRSGVQPVIVHGGGPAISGNLEKLGIESSFVNGLRVTTEEVLDVVEMTLAGSINKAIVRRIQSSGGRALGLSGIDGNLIVARPVANHQEVGLVGEVVQVQAEIVTGILGMGYIPVIAPVGVDASGQRYNINADTAAGAVASYIESPRMIVVTDVPGIMRTVEGEKVVLPSVTVAQIEELIDSGEIYGGMIPKVRAAMDCIQGQVSEVIIVDGSEPRVLSRVLQGEALGTRIVR from the coding sequence ATGGCGTTAGAAAGGCTGTTCGTGATGAAATGCGGCGGAAGTACGCTGGCGGCGCTGCCGGATTCGTTCTTCGAGGATTTGCGGGGGCTGCAGCGAAGCGGTGTTCAGCCGGTCATTGTGCATGGCGGCGGTCCGGCGATCTCCGGCAATCTGGAGAAGCTTGGCATCGAGAGCAGCTTCGTGAATGGCCTGCGGGTGACCACCGAAGAGGTGCTGGATGTCGTTGAGATGACGCTGGCCGGGAGCATCAACAAGGCGATTGTCCGGCGGATTCAGTCCAGCGGGGGCCGTGCTCTCGGGCTGTCGGGCATAGACGGTAACCTGATTGTGGCACGTCCGGTAGCGAACCATCAGGAGGTCGGGCTGGTGGGGGAAGTCGTGCAGGTCCAGGCGGAGATTGTGACGGGTATTCTCGGGATGGGCTATATCCCGGTTATTGCGCCGGTCGGCGTGGATGCCAGCGGCCAGCGGTATAATATTAATGCGGACACTGCGGCGGGAGCCGTTGCTTCTTATATAGAATCGCCAAGGATGATTGTCGTTACGGATGTGCCGGGGATTATGCGTACGGTGGAAGGTGAGAAAGTGGTGCTTCCGTCCGTGACCGTGGCCCAGATTGAAGAGCTGATTGACAGCGGCGAAATCTACGGCGGGATGATTCCCAAGGTCCGCGCAGCGATGGATTGCATCCAGGGCCAGGTGTCCGAGGTTATTATTGTAGACGGCAGCGAGCCGCGTGTACTCAGCCGGGTCCTTCAGGGCGAGGCACTGGGGACGCGGATTGTAAGGTAG
- a CDS encoding aspartate aminotransferase family protein has protein sequence MSELTQTQQNSLTGALQGRSGEAGGQEAAAAPAKLSAVFPSYARYDISLVKGQGSWVWDDQGNKYLDFMCGLAVTSLGHAPEKVGAKLKAQIDTLWHVSNLFHIPGQDRVAALLTANSCADQVFFCNSGAEANEAAIKLARRYHQKVKGNDRYEIITFEQSFHGRTLATLTATGQAKVKEGFLPLPAGFKTVPLHDLEALKAAITEHTAAIMLEMVLAEGGVLEVQQEFLDAVVALCKEHGLLLIVDEVQTGMGRTGKLFAHQHYGIEPDIFTLAKGIASGFPAGVMLGKGYLREAFSPGSHASTFGGTPLAAAVMEATIETMLEDNLPHRAAEMGGYLTGQLREKLADTSFVKEIRGKGLLIGIECQEPVAEIVLAGQKRGLLFVQAGPNVIRLLPNLYVSTDEIDQAVDILSELIHTYANQRNGEAHS, from the coding sequence ATGAGTGAGCTGACGCAAACGCAACAAAATTCTTTGACAGGGGCACTGCAGGGACGTTCCGGAGAAGCGGGCGGACAGGAGGCGGCTGCCGCTCCTGCCAAGCTGAGTGCGGTTTTCCCGTCTTATGCCAGATACGATATCAGCCTGGTTAAAGGCCAGGGCAGCTGGGTCTGGGATGATCAGGGCAACAAATATCTTGACTTCATGTGCGGACTGGCCGTTACTAGTCTGGGCCATGCCCCGGAAAAGGTCGGCGCGAAGCTGAAGGCCCAGATTGATACGCTGTGGCATGTATCGAACCTGTTCCACATTCCGGGCCAGGACCGGGTAGCGGCGCTGCTTACTGCGAATAGCTGTGCGGATCAGGTCTTCTTCTGCAACAGTGGAGCGGAAGCGAATGAAGCGGCCATCAAGCTGGCCCGCCGGTATCACCAGAAGGTGAAAGGGAATGACCGCTATGAAATCATCACCTTCGAGCAATCGTTCCATGGCCGTACCTTGGCTACACTGACCGCTACTGGTCAAGCGAAGGTTAAGGAAGGCTTCCTGCCGCTTCCGGCAGGCTTCAAGACGGTGCCGCTGCATGACCTGGAGGCATTGAAGGCAGCTATTACAGAGCATACGGCAGCGATTATGCTGGAGATGGTGCTGGCTGAGGGCGGCGTGCTTGAGGTGCAGCAGGAGTTCCTGGATGCAGTGGTTGCGCTGTGCAAGGAGCATGGCCTGCTGCTGATCGTGGACGAAGTCCAGACCGGCATGGGCCGGACGGGCAAGCTGTTCGCCCACCAGCATTATGGCATTGAGCCGGATATCTTCACCCTGGCCAAAGGGATTGCCAGCGGCTTCCCGGCCGGTGTCATGCTCGGTAAAGGCTATCTGCGCGAGGCGTTCAGCCCGGGCAGCCATGCCAGCACCTTCGGCGGCACCCCGCTGGCGGCGGCTGTGATGGAAGCGACCATTGAGACAATGCTGGAGGATAACCTGCCGCATCGGGCGGCAGAGATGGGCGGGTACTTAACCGGACAGCTGAGAGAGAAGCTGGCGGATACCTCCTTCGTGAAGGAGATTCGCGGCAAAGGCCTGCTGATCGGTATTGAATGCCAGGAGCCGGTGGCCGAGATCGTGCTCGCCGGACAGAAGCGCGGACTGCTGTTCGTCCAGGCCGGACCGAATGTTATCCGGCTGCTGCCGAATCTGTATGTCAGCACGGACGAGATCGATCAGGCGGTGGACATCCTGTCGGAACTCATTCATACTTATGCTAATCAAAGAAACGGGGAGGCCCATTCATGA
- the argC gene encoding N-acetyl-gamma-glutamyl-phosphate reductase produces MTGKLRAAIVGSTGYGGVELIRLLQGHPDIEITSVISSSSAGAPIEEGFPHLTGIVERKLDGVDAAEIAGRADVVFTATPSGVSGKLVPQLLEAGLKVVDLSGDFRLNNGAEYEQWYKHPAPPEAYLEQAVYGLCEVYGEQAAGVDFISNPGCYPTATLLGLVPALAAGWIKPDSIIIDAKSGVSGAGRGTSLMVHFAEINENLKAYKINKHQHIPEIEQVLSDIAKEKVTVTFTTHLVPMTRGIMSTMYASLTGEHSEQELVDLYRNYYEGRPFVRVREPGIVPATKEVSGSNYCDIGFATDARTGRVTIVSVIDNVVKGAAGQAIQNLNLMMGWEETRGLGYTPVYP; encoded by the coding sequence GTGACAGGCAAGCTGAGAGCAGCGATTGTCGGATCAACAGGATATGGGGGCGTGGAGCTGATCAGGCTGCTGCAGGGCCACCCGGATATTGAGATTACTTCAGTGATCTCTTCGTCAAGTGCAGGTGCACCGATCGAGGAAGGGTTCCCGCATCTGACGGGGATTGTGGAGCGTAAGCTGGATGGTGTCGATGCCGCCGAGATTGCGGGGAGAGCCGATGTTGTTTTCACTGCAACTCCCTCCGGGGTGAGCGGGAAGCTGGTGCCGCAGCTGCTGGAGGCAGGGCTTAAGGTCGTGGATCTGTCGGGAGACTTCCGGCTGAATAATGGTGCAGAGTATGAACAGTGGTATAAGCATCCGGCTCCGCCGGAGGCGTACCTGGAGCAGGCCGTCTACGGGTTATGTGAGGTGTACGGTGAACAGGCGGCTGGCGTGGACTTCATCTCGAATCCCGGGTGTTACCCGACAGCGACGCTGCTGGGGCTGGTTCCGGCGCTTGCCGCCGGTTGGATTAAGCCGGATAGCATCATTATCGATGCGAAGTCCGGGGTGTCCGGGGCGGGGCGGGGAACGAGCCTGATGGTGCATTTTGCCGAGATCAATGAGAACCTCAAAGCCTACAAAATCAACAAGCATCAGCACATCCCGGAAATCGAGCAGGTGCTTAGCGATATCGCCAAGGAGAAGGTAACGGTTACGTTCACGACGCATCTGGTGCCGATGACCCGGGGGATTATGAGCACGATGTATGCCAGTCTGACGGGTGAACACAGCGAGCAGGAACTGGTGGACTTATACCGTAACTATTATGAGGGCCGGCCATTTGTGCGGGTGCGCGAGCCCGGCATTGTTCCGGCGACGAAGGAAGTCAGCGGGTCGAATTATTGCGACATCGGCTTCGCCACAGATGCACGCACCGGGCGGGTCACCATCGTGTCGGTTATCGACAATGTTGTTAAGGGCGCAGCAGGGCAGGCGATTCAGAACCTGAATTTGATGATGGGATGGGAGGAAACCCGCGGGCTGGGCTACACACCGGTGTATCCTTAA
- the prfB gene encoding peptide chain release factor 2 (programmed frameshift), which produces MKGDVIQVIDPNVKQDLREIGKKLTNLRGSLDLDLKLEIIANFEEKMAAPGFWDDPEQAQSVISEMNAVKSVVDQYHKLQQEFDDAEMMVELADEEGDDALAAEMVETVRGISGRVDEFELQLLLNQPYDKLNAILELHPGAGGTESQDWGQMLLRMYTRWAEKRGFKVEVLDYLPGDEAGIKSVTLLIKGHNVYGYLKAEKGVHRLVRISPFDSSGRRHTSFVSCDVMPEISDDVEVEIRTEDLKIDTYRASGAGGQHINTTDSAVRITHIPTGVVVTCQNERSQIKNREQAMKMLRSKLYERKIQEQQAELDEIRGEQSDIAWGSQIRSYVFHPYSMVKDHRTSVETGNVGAVMDGDLDGFIDGYLRSQIKTEAE; this is translated from the exons ATGAAAGGTGATGTGATCCAAGTGATCGATCCTAATGTGAAGCAGGACCTGCGTGAAATTGGCAAGAAATTAACCAACCTTAGGGGGTCACTT GACTTAGACCTGAAGCTGGAGATTATTGCGAACTTTGAAGAGAAGATGGCGGCGCCCGGATTCTGGGATGATCCCGAGCAGGCGCAGAGCGTCATCAGCGAGATGAATGCTGTGAAATCGGTGGTAGACCAGTATCATAAGCTGCAGCAGGAATTCGACGATGCCGAGATGATGGTCGAGCTGGCCGATGAGGAAGGCGACGACGCCCTCGCTGCCGAGATGGTGGAGACGGTACGCGGAATCAGCGGCAGAGTGGATGAATTCGAGCTGCAGCTGCTGCTCAATCAGCCATACGATAAGCTGAACGCGATTCTGGAGCTGCACCCGGGTGCAGGCGGCACCGAGTCCCAGGACTGGGGCCAGATGCTGCTGCGCATGTACACACGCTGGGCTGAGAAGCGGGGCTTCAAGGTTGAGGTGCTGGATTATCTGCCGGGGGATGAAGCGGGCATCAAGAGTGTAACGCTGCTCATTAAAGGGCACAATGTCTATGGATACCTGAAGGCAGAGAAGGGCGTTCACCGGCTGGTGCGCATCTCGCCTTTTGACTCCTCGGGTAGACGCCATACCTCCTTCGTATCCTGCGATGTGATGCCGGAGATTTCGGATGATGTTGAAGTGGAGATCCGTACAGAGGATCTTAAGATTGATACGTACCGGGCCAGCGGCGCGGGCGGTCAGCATATCAACACGACAGACTCGGCTGTGCGCATCACGCATATCCCGACCGGGGTGGTGGTGACGTGCCAGAATGAGCGTTCCCAGATCAAGAACCGGGAGCAGGCGATGAAGATGCTGCGGTCCAAGCTCTATGAGCGCAAAATCCAGGAGCAGCAGGCTGAACTGGATGAGATTCGCGGCGAGCAATCCGATATTGCCTGGGGCAGCCAGATCCGCTCCTATGTATTCCATCCGTACAGCATGGTGAAGGATCACCGCACTTCGGTGGAGACCGGCAACGTCGGTGCAGTCATGGACGGCGATCTGGACGGATTCATCGACGGCTATCTGCGCAGCCAGATCAAGACCGAAGCTGAATAA
- a CDS encoding YitT family protein → MQKVNSRNKPPLIPLNGPLRHTVDIALILIGSLITGLAFNLFFLPNQIASGGVSGLSVLAEAWFGAEPAFTQWALNIPLFILGVIFLGKQYGIRSLLGSFVLPLFIFLTKDGPVPTTNPLLASIYGGIGVGLGLGLVFRGRGSTGGLTIAAQIIQKLTGFSFSLSVVLLDGTVITLAAFVLGMEQAMYALIGLFVTGRVINALEVGFSVTKVAYIISDHTEAISQAILNDLDRGLTKLNAQGGYTGDNRTVLMVVVGQNEIARLKAIVRSVDPGAFVIITEAHEVLGEGFKREA, encoded by the coding sequence ATGCAAAAAGTCAATTCACGCAACAAACCTCCGCTGATTCCCTTGAACGGGCCGCTGCGCCATACCGTGGATATCGCGCTTATTCTGATCGGCTCGCTGATTACGGGGCTGGCGTTCAACCTGTTCTTCCTGCCCAATCAGATTGCTTCAGGCGGTGTATCCGGTCTGTCCGTGCTGGCCGAGGCCTGGTTCGGGGCGGAGCCGGCGTTCACGCAGTGGGCGCTGAACATTCCGCTGTTCATTCTCGGCGTCATCTTCCTCGGCAAGCAGTACGGCATCCGGTCCTTGCTGGGGAGCTTCGTGCTGCCGCTGTTCATTTTTCTGACCAAAGACGGGCCTGTACCGACCACTAATCCGCTGTTAGCTTCTATTTATGGCGGTATTGGAGTGGGGCTGGGCTTAGGTCTGGTCTTCCGCGGGCGCGGCTCCACCGGCGGACTGACGATTGCGGCACAGATTATTCAGAAGCTCACCGGCTTCAGCTTCTCGCTGTCCGTGGTGCTGCTGGATGGTACGGTGATTACGCTGGCTGCTTTTGTGCTGGGGATGGAGCAGGCGATGTATGCCCTGATTGGTCTGTTCGTCACCGGCAGAGTGATTAATGCGCTGGAGGTGGGCTTCAGCGTAACGAAGGTGGCGTATATCATCTCGGATCATACGGAGGCGATCTCCCAGGCGATTCTGAATGATCTCGACCGCGGACTGACGAAGCTGAATGCGCAAGGCGGCTACACCGGAGACAACCGCACTGTGCTGATGGTCGTGGTAGGCCAGAACGAAATTGCCAGATTGAAGGCGATTGTCCGCTCGGTGGACCCGGGTGCTTTTGTGATTATTACGGAGGCGCATGAGGTGCTGGGCGAAGGATTCAAAAGAGAAGCGTAG
- the secA gene encoding preprotein translocase subunit SecA, with the protein MLGLVKKIFGDTNERDVKRLMKTVEVINGLEPDFVKLTDEELRAKTEEFRARIEKGETLEELLPEAFATVREASKRTLGMRHFDVQLVGGMALHEGRIAEMKTGEGKTLVGTLPVYLNALLGKGVHVVTVNDYLAQRDSAQMGQIYNFLGMTVGVNLNGMDHNDKQQAYACDITYGTNNEFGFDYLRDNMVLYKEQMVQRPLYFCIIDEVDSILIDEARTPLIISGQAEKSTELYYAADRFVKKLTPEEDYTIDIKVKSVALTEKGVATAEKAFGIENLYDHSHVTLNHHIVQALKANAIMRRDVDYVVNDDEVMIVDEFTGRLMQGRRYSDGLHQAIEAKEEIEVQNESMTLATITFQNYFRMYRKLGGMTGTAKTEEEEFKKIYGLEVLQVPTNKPNQRVDMPDVVYKSENGKFNAVVNEIVERHKKNQPVLVGTVSIENSERVSEMLKRKGVRHQVLNAKHHAAEAEIISYAGQPGTVTIATNMAGRGTDIVLGEGVTDLGGLHIIGTERHESRRIDNQLRGRAGRQGDPGSTQFYLSLGDELMKRFGADNVLNMMDRLGFEEDQPIESRMITRAVESAQKRVEGNNFDIRKVVLQYDDVMNQQREIIYKQRREILESDNIKDIVVEMIKPVIDRVVNAHCSDDIPENWELQEVADYVNSKLLEENELTRDDLWGKEVDEMIEFIFGRVLEKYAAREERLGSELVREFEKVIVLRSVDSKWMDHIDAMDQLRQGIHLRAYGGTDPLREYQFEGFEMFNAMTANIQEEVATYIMKAHIETNQERQSVVEENKISTNAEPAEKRPVHVESTVGRNDPCPCGSGKKYKNCHGQA; encoded by the coding sequence ATGCTAGGACTTGTTAAGAAAATATTTGGAGATACCAACGAACGTGATGTTAAACGTCTCATGAAGACGGTCGAAGTCATTAATGGTCTGGAGCCGGATTTCGTCAAGCTGACGGATGAAGAGCTGCGGGCGAAGACAGAAGAATTCCGCGCCCGGATTGAGAAGGGCGAGACGCTGGAGGAGCTTCTTCCCGAGGCCTTTGCAACCGTACGCGAAGCTTCCAAACGGACGCTGGGCATGCGGCATTTTGACGTTCAGCTCGTTGGGGGGATGGCGCTGCACGAAGGCCGGATCGCCGAGATGAAGACGGGTGAAGGTAAGACACTGGTCGGAACGCTGCCGGTGTATCTGAATGCGCTCCTGGGTAAGGGTGTGCATGTCGTAACCGTCAATGATTACCTGGCCCAGCGCGACAGCGCACAAATGGGACAAATCTATAACTTCCTGGGCATGACCGTCGGGGTGAACCTCAACGGCATGGATCATAATGATAAACAACAGGCGTATGCCTGCGATATTACGTATGGAACGAACAATGAATTCGGGTTCGACTATCTGCGCGACAACATGGTCCTCTATAAGGAACAGATGGTACAGCGCCCGCTGTACTTCTGTATCATTGACGAAGTCGACTCCATCCTGATCGATGAGGCGCGGACACCGCTGATCATCTCCGGCCAGGCTGAGAAATCGACAGAGCTGTATTATGCAGCCGACCGGTTCGTCAAGAAGCTGACGCCTGAAGAAGACTACACCATTGATATTAAGGTGAAGTCGGTTGCGCTGACCGAGAAGGGTGTGGCTACGGCGGAGAAGGCTTTTGGCATCGAGAATCTGTATGACCACAGCCATGTCACGCTGAACCATCATATCGTGCAGGCGCTGAAGGCGAACGCAATTATGCGCCGGGACGTAGACTATGTAGTCAACGATGACGAGGTTATGATCGTCGATGAGTTCACAGGCCGTCTCATGCAGGGCCGCCGTTACAGCGACGGGCTGCACCAGGCGATTGAAGCCAAGGAAGAGATTGAAGTGCAGAATGAGAGCATGACGCTCGCTACAATCACCTTCCAGAACTACTTCCGCATGTACCGCAAGCTGGGCGGCATGACCGGTACAGCCAAGACCGAGGAAGAGGAATTCAAGAAGATCTATGGCCTGGAGGTTCTCCAGGTGCCTACGAATAAGCCGAACCAGCGGGTTGATATGCCGGATGTCGTCTACAAAAGCGAGAACGGCAAGTTCAACGCGGTCGTGAATGAAATTGTGGAACGCCACAAAAAGAATCAGCCTGTACTTGTAGGTACAGTATCCATTGAAAACTCCGAGCGGGTATCGGAAATGCTGAAGCGCAAGGGTGTGCGGCATCAGGTGTTGAATGCCAAGCATCATGCGGCTGAAGCCGAAATCATCTCCTATGCCGGTCAGCCGGGAACCGTCACCATTGCTACCAACATGGCCGGACGCGGTACGGATATCGTACTGGGTGAAGGCGTAACTGATCTTGGCGGCTTGCATATTATTGGTACAGAGCGCCATGAATCCCGCCGGATTGACAATCAGCTTCGCGGACGTGCCGGACGCCAGGGCGACCCGGGCTCCACACAGTTCTACCTGTCGCTTGGCGATGAGCTGATGAAGCGCTTCGGAGCAGACAACGTGCTCAACATGATGGACCGCCTTGGATTCGAGGAAGACCAGCCGATTGAGAGCCGGATGATTACCCGGGCGGTGGAATCCGCACAGAAACGGGTAGAAGGCAATAACTTCGACATCCGTAAGGTCGTCCTGCAATATGATGACGTCATGAACCAGCAGCGCGAGATTATCTACAAGCAGCGCCGTGAGATTCTGGAGTCTGACAATATCAAGGACATCGTAGTGGAAATGATTAAGCCGGTCATCGACCGCGTAGTGAATGCACACTGCAGCGATGATATCCCTGAGAACTGGGAGCTGCAAGAGGTTGCAGACTATGTGAACAGCAAGCTGCTGGAAGAGAATGAACTGACCCGTGATGATCTGTGGGGCAAGGAAGTCGATGAGATGATCGAGTTCATCTTCGGCCGTGTGTTGGAGAAATATGCTGCACGTGAAGAACGCCTTGGCTCCGAGCTGGTACGCGAATTCGAGAAGGTCATTGTTCTGCGTTCCGTAGACAGCAAATGGATGGATCATATCGATGCCATGGATCAGCTTCGTCAAGGGATTCACCTCCGTGCTTACGGCGGCACCGATCCGCTGCGCGAATATCAGTTCGAGGGCTTCGAGATGTTCAATGCCATGACAGCGAATATCCAGGAAGAAGTCGCGACCTATATTATGAAGGCGCACATCGAGACCAATCAGGAACGGCAGTCGGTTGTGGAGGAGAACAAGATTTCCACCAACGCCGAGCCGGCTGAGAAACGTCCGGTGCATGTGGAATCCACCGTTGGCCGTAACGATCCATGCCCATGCGGCAGCGGCAAGAAGTACAAGAACTGCCACGGCCAGGCGTAA